A stretch of Triticum aestivum cultivar Chinese Spring chromosome 1D, IWGSC CS RefSeq v2.1, whole genome shotgun sequence DNA encodes these proteins:
- the LOC123182637 gene encoding uncharacterized protein isoform X4, translating into MAAVLRSAARRLAGELPAAEMGLHRLPLHSQANVWSASSAPRSAPSSLTKTKAVIESTLLPQLIPRRTMSSSSGRAASQPADKFCFYLRGARMTAMQEPGSKELSMIIFVRSEEESLNDFWYFMSVVKKNEVQRAKEMEYRHMQSRYDKEWEKVENQPWFRKLENLQDHLSNKAWVLIPGGLLLAGLGESSDWKLLRGPHAPPPGPGEEAPFEKNPVEDML; encoded by the exons AtggctgctgtgctccgatccgcgGCGAGGCGGTTGGCCGGCGAGCTGCCGGCGGCTGAGATGGGGCTCCACCGCCTCCCTCTGCACTCCCAG GCCAATGTTTGGAGCGCCTCATCTGCTCCTCGCTCTGCCCCCTCTTCTCTGACCAAG ACCAAGGCGGTGATCGAGAGCACCCTTCTACCACAACTCATCCCGCGCCGCACAATGTCCTCCTCCTCCGGTCGCGCCGCCTCTCAACCAGCCGACAAG TTTTGCTTTTACCTGAGGGGCGCGAGGATGACAGCTATGCAAGAACCAGGCTCAAAGGAACTTAGCATGATAATTTTCGTGAGAAGTGAAGAAGAATCGTTGAATGATTTCTG GTATTTCATGAGTGTGGTAAAGAAGAATGAGGTTCAGCGTGCAAAGGAG ATGGAATACAGACATATGCAGTCCAGATACGATAAGGAATGGGAAAAGGTAGAAAATCAGCCATGGTTCCGGAAGTTGGAGAACCTCCAAGATCACCTTTCAAACAAGGCTTGGGTTTTAATTCCTGGTGGCTTACTGCTTGCCGGCCTGGGGGAGTCCTCAGACTGGAAGCTGCTAAGAGGCCCACACGCACCACCCCCTGGACCTGGAGAGGAGGCCCCTTTCGAGAAGAATCCTGTAGAGGACATGTTATAA
- the LOC123182637 gene encoding uncharacterized protein isoform X3 — MAAVLRSAARRLAGELPAAEMGLHRLPLHSQLTLLPNGSSVLSPLVLQANVWSASSAPRSAPSSLTKTKAVIESTLLPQLIPRRTMSSSSGRAASQPADKFCFYLRGARMTAMQEPGSKELSMIIFVRSEEESLNDFWYFMSVVKKNEVQRAKEMEYRHMQSRYDKEWEKVENQPWFRKLENLQDHLSNKAWVLIPGGLLLAGLGESSDWKLLRGPHAPPPGPGEEAPFEKNPVEDML; from the exons AtggctgctgtgctccgatccgcgGCGAGGCGGTTGGCCGGCGAGCTGCCGGCGGCTGAGATGGGGCTCCACCGCCTCCCTCTGCACTCCCAG CTCACCCTTTTGCCCAATGGAAGCTCGGTTCTGAGTCCTCTTGTGCTGCAGGCCAATGTTTGGAGCGCCTCATCTGCTCCTCGCTCTGCCCCCTCTTCTCTGACCAAG ACCAAGGCGGTGATCGAGAGCACCCTTCTACCACAACTCATCCCGCGCCGCACAATGTCCTCCTCCTCCGGTCGCGCCGCCTCTCAACCAGCCGACAAG TTTTGCTTTTACCTGAGGGGCGCGAGGATGACAGCTATGCAAGAACCAGGCTCAAAGGAACTTAGCATGATAATTTTCGTGAGAAGTGAAGAAGAATCGTTGAATGATTTCTG GTATTTCATGAGTGTGGTAAAGAAGAATGAGGTTCAGCGTGCAAAGGAG ATGGAATACAGACATATGCAGTCCAGATACGATAAGGAATGGGAAAAGGTAGAAAATCAGCCATGGTTCCGGAAGTTGGAGAACCTCCAAGATCACCTTTCAAACAAGGCTTGGGTTTTAATTCCTGGTGGCTTACTGCTTGCCGGCCTGGGGGAGTCCTCAGACTGGAAGCTGCTAAGAGGCCCACACGCACCACCCCCTGGACCTGGAGAGGAGGCCCCTTTCGAGAAGAATCCTGTAGAGGACATGTTATAA
- the LOC123182637 gene encoding uncharacterized protein isoform X1, producing MAAVLRSAARRLAGELPAAEMGLHRLPLHSQLTLLPNGSSVLSPLVLQANVWSASSAPRSAPSSLTKAKAAMESAIRPSFIPRHTVSTSFGRAASKPLCKTKAVIESTLLPQLIPRRTMSSSSGRAASQPADKFCFYLRGARMTAMQEPGSKELSMIIFVRSEEESLNDFWYFMSVVKKNEVQRAKEMEYRHMQSRYDKEWEKVENQPWFRKLENLQDHLSNKAWVLIPGGLLLAGLGESSDWKLLRGPHAPPPGPGEEAPFEKNPVEDML from the exons AtggctgctgtgctccgatccgcgGCGAGGCGGTTGGCCGGCGAGCTGCCGGCGGCTGAGATGGGGCTCCACCGCCTCCCTCTGCACTCCCAG CTCACCCTTTTGCCCAATGGAAGCTCGGTTCTGAGTCCTCTTGTGCTGCAGGCCAATGTTTGGAGCGCCTCATCTGCTCCTCGCTCTGCCCCCTCTTCTCTGACCAAG GCTAAGGCGGCGATGGAGAGCGCCATTCGCCCGTCATTCATCCCGCGTCACACAGTGTCCACCTCTTTCGGCCGCGCCGCCTCAAAGCCTCTGTGCAAG ACCAAGGCGGTGATCGAGAGCACCCTTCTACCACAACTCATCCCGCGCCGCACAATGTCCTCCTCCTCCGGTCGCGCCGCCTCTCAACCAGCCGACAAG TTTTGCTTTTACCTGAGGGGCGCGAGGATGACAGCTATGCAAGAACCAGGCTCAAAGGAACTTAGCATGATAATTTTCGTGAGAAGTGAAGAAGAATCGTTGAATGATTTCTG GTATTTCATGAGTGTGGTAAAGAAGAATGAGGTTCAGCGTGCAAAGGAG ATGGAATACAGACATATGCAGTCCAGATACGATAAGGAATGGGAAAAGGTAGAAAATCAGCCATGGTTCCGGAAGTTGGAGAACCTCCAAGATCACCTTTCAAACAAGGCTTGGGTTTTAATTCCTGGTGGCTTACTGCTTGCCGGCCTGGGGGAGTCCTCAGACTGGAAGCTGCTAAGAGGCCCACACGCACCACCCCCTGGACCTGGAGAGGAGGCCCCTTTCGAGAAGAATCCTGTAGAGGACATGTTATAA
- the LOC123182637 gene encoding uncharacterized protein isoform X2 — MAAVLRSAARRLAGELPAAEMGLHRLPLHSQANVWSASSAPRSAPSSLTKAKAAMESAIRPSFIPRHTVSTSFGRAASKPLCKTKAVIESTLLPQLIPRRTMSSSSGRAASQPADKFCFYLRGARMTAMQEPGSKELSMIIFVRSEEESLNDFWYFMSVVKKNEVQRAKEMEYRHMQSRYDKEWEKVENQPWFRKLENLQDHLSNKAWVLIPGGLLLAGLGESSDWKLLRGPHAPPPGPGEEAPFEKNPVEDML, encoded by the exons AtggctgctgtgctccgatccgcgGCGAGGCGGTTGGCCGGCGAGCTGCCGGCGGCTGAGATGGGGCTCCACCGCCTCCCTCTGCACTCCCAG GCCAATGTTTGGAGCGCCTCATCTGCTCCTCGCTCTGCCCCCTCTTCTCTGACCAAG GCTAAGGCGGCGATGGAGAGCGCCATTCGCCCGTCATTCATCCCGCGTCACACAGTGTCCACCTCTTTCGGCCGCGCCGCCTCAAAGCCTCTGTGCAAG ACCAAGGCGGTGATCGAGAGCACCCTTCTACCACAACTCATCCCGCGCCGCACAATGTCCTCCTCCTCCGGTCGCGCCGCCTCTCAACCAGCCGACAAG TTTTGCTTTTACCTGAGGGGCGCGAGGATGACAGCTATGCAAGAACCAGGCTCAAAGGAACTTAGCATGATAATTTTCGTGAGAAGTGAAGAAGAATCGTTGAATGATTTCTG GTATTTCATGAGTGTGGTAAAGAAGAATGAGGTTCAGCGTGCAAAGGAG ATGGAATACAGACATATGCAGTCCAGATACGATAAGGAATGGGAAAAGGTAGAAAATCAGCCATGGTTCCGGAAGTTGGAGAACCTCCAAGATCACCTTTCAAACAAGGCTTGGGTTTTAATTCCTGGTGGCTTACTGCTTGCCGGCCTGGGGGAGTCCTCAGACTGGAAGCTGCTAAGAGGCCCACACGCACCACCCCCTGGACCTGGAGAGGAGGCCCCTTTCGAGAAGAATCCTGTAGAGGACATGTTATAA